In Rhodoferax koreense, a genomic segment contains:
- the aqpZ gene encoding aquaporin Z, with translation MDSNLKKWSAEFLGTFWLTFGGCGSAVLAAAFPGVGIGLLGVSLAFGLTVVTGAYAFGPISGGHFNPAVSIGLAVGKRFPAASLPGYIIAQVLGAIAAAALLYFIATGKITGPVDVGGFASNGYGELSPGKYSLAAVFATEVVMTAIFLIVILGATAKRAAGGFGGLAIGLCLTLIHLVSIPVSNTSVNPARSTGPALFAKTAAMGDLWLFWAAPIAGAILGAIIYNVLLSED, from the coding sequence ATGGACAGCAATCTCAAGAAATGGTCGGCCGAGTTTCTGGGCACCTTCTGGCTCACCTTCGGTGGCTGCGGCAGTGCGGTGCTGGCGGCCGCGTTTCCGGGCGTGGGCATCGGCCTGCTCGGCGTGTCGCTTGCTTTCGGGCTGACCGTGGTGACCGGCGCCTATGCGTTCGGCCCCATCTCCGGCGGGCACTTCAACCCGGCGGTGTCCATCGGGCTGGCCGTGGGCAAGCGCTTCCCGGCTGCCTCCTTGCCGGGCTACATCATTGCCCAGGTGTTGGGCGCGATCGCCGCAGCCGCGTTGCTCTATTTCATCGCCACGGGCAAGATCACCGGCCCGGTCGACGTCGGCGGATTCGCGAGCAACGGCTACGGTGAACTCTCGCCGGGCAAATACAGCCTGGCGGCCGTGTTCGCCACCGAAGTGGTCATGACCGCGATCTTCCTCATCGTGATCCTCGGCGCCACGGCGAAGCGGGCCGCCGGTGGTTTCGGCGGCTTGGCCATCGGCCTGTGCCTGACGCTGATCCACCTGGTGTCGATCCCGGTGTCCAACACCTCGGTGAACCCCGCCCGCAGCACCGGCCCGGCGCTGTTCGCCAAGACCGCGGCCATGGGCGACCTGTGGCTGTTCTGGGCGGCCCCGATCGCCGGCGCCATCCTCGGCGCCATCATCTACAACGTCCTGCTGAGCGAGGACTGA
- the pdeM gene encoding ligase-associated DNA damage response endonuclease PdeM, with protein MQGRTDNPTPNHLVIACAGETLWLLPERALWWPARRVLWIADLHLGKAAAYRALGQPVPGGTTQENLARLDRLVASLVPAQLVFLGDFLHAPGSRTPSLLEALADWRGRHTELAMVLVRGNHDKRAGDPPASLAIEVVTEPWLLGPFACCHHPQAHATHYVLAGHVHPALHLRGLGRDRLRLPCFCFDADQAVLPAFGEFTGSWTVPPQPGRRLFAVGGQAVWPLPGSDDQPSLQSSLSRTL; from the coding sequence ATGCAAGGCCGCACCGACAACCCAACGCCGAACCATCTGGTGATCGCCTGCGCGGGTGAAACCCTGTGGCTGCTGCCCGAGCGCGCGCTGTGGTGGCCGGCGCGGCGCGTTTTGTGGATCGCCGACCTGCACCTGGGCAAGGCCGCGGCGTACCGCGCGCTCGGCCAACCCGTGCCTGGCGGCACCACGCAGGAGAACCTGGCCCGGCTCGACCGGCTCGTCGCGTCGCTCGTGCCCGCGCAGTTGGTGTTCCTCGGCGACTTTCTGCATGCGCCCGGCTCGCGCACCCCGAGCCTGCTGGAAGCGCTGGCCGACTGGCGCGGCCGGCATACCGAACTGGCGATGGTGCTGGTCCGCGGCAACCACGACAAACGTGCAGGCGATCCGCCCGCGTCGCTCGCCATCGAGGTCGTGACCGAACCCTGGCTGCTCGGCCCATTCGCGTGTTGTCACCACCCGCAGGCCCATGCGACGCATTACGTGCTGGCCGGCCACGTGCATCCGGCATTGCACCTACGCGGCCTGGGACGCGACCGGCTGCGCCTGCCGTGTTTCTGTTTCGACGCCGACCAGGCGGTGTTGCCGGCTTTCGGGGAATTCACCGGAAGCTGGACGGTACCGCCCCAGCCTGGGCGGCGCCTGTTCGCGGTGGGCGGGCAGGCGGTGTGGCCGCTGCCCGGGTCGGACGATCAGCCCTCGCTTCAGTCCTCGCTCAGCAGGACGTTGTAG
- a CDS encoding ligase-associated DNA damage response DEXH box helicase codes for MRYPSTAREVSAALAAWFETRGWKAFPFQRGVWRAVAAGRSGLLHASTGAGKTYAAWLGALQAFSSRQDAGKGPAPLTVLWLTPMRALAADTERTLQASLAALHAQVPGLRPWTIGLRTGDTSAAQRSAQARRLPTALVTTPESLSLMLARADAREVLSSVRMVVVDEWHELLSNKRGVQVQLALARLRRWNSALRIWGMSATLGNLDEAMDTLLGTPMEGAEAGLLVQGKLTKQLTIDTLLPARMARFAWAGHLGLQMLPQVIAHIEPCASTLVFTNTRSQSEIWYKALLEARPDWAGLIALHHGSLDREVRDWVEAGLKAGQLKAVVCTSSLDLGVDFLPVEQVLQIGSAKGVARLLQRAGRSGHAPGRPSRITLVPTHSLELVEAAAVRVAVRAGRIEARRPLQQPLDVLVQHLVTVALGGGFEPGALLDEVRQTAAYRHLSTENWQWCLDFVRQGGPSLAVYPDYHRVVPDEHGVWRVPDARLARRHRMNIGTITSDASVRVQFYSGGGGAGGARLGSVEESFVARMKPGDCFVFAGRALELVKVHEMTAYVKRAPPGRATIPRWNGGRMPLSNTLADAMVQLMAEAAARHYDSPEMRSVQPLLELQQDWSALPTPDTLLAEVLHSREGWHLFLYPFAGRHVHIGLASLIAWRAAREQAGTFSIAVNDYGFELLSATELDWASLLPQLLAPAPLDTLLTEVLGSLNASELARRRFREIARVSGLIFQSHPNERRSNKQLQASSALFYEVFRKYDPANGLLRQAEQELLQDELDIQRLADSLARMQGQRLVLCRPVRATPFAFPLMVERFREKLSNESLADRIARMVQQLEKSAGAAPSGDETSEQVHEAVGFNEEPRATGPRAPRTRRRRTGS; via the coding sequence ATGAGATACCCATCCACCGCGCGTGAGGTTTCCGCCGCCCTGGCCGCCTGGTTCGAGACTCGCGGCTGGAAGGCGTTCCCCTTCCAGCGCGGCGTGTGGCGCGCGGTGGCCGCGGGGCGCTCGGGCTTGCTGCACGCCAGCACCGGCGCGGGCAAGACCTACGCGGCGTGGCTGGGCGCGTTGCAGGCCTTCTCGTCGCGGCAGGATGCCGGCAAGGGCCCGGCGCCGCTCACCGTGCTGTGGCTCACGCCGATGCGCGCACTCGCCGCCGACACCGAACGCACGCTGCAAGCCTCGCTGGCCGCATTGCACGCACAGGTGCCGGGCCTGCGCCCGTGGACCATTGGCCTGCGCACCGGCGACACCAGCGCGGCGCAACGCAGCGCACAAGCCCGCCGGCTGCCCACGGCCCTCGTCACCACGCCCGAAAGCCTGTCGCTGATGCTGGCGCGTGCCGATGCGCGCGAGGTCTTGTCGAGCGTACGCATGGTGGTGGTGGACGAATGGCACGAGTTGCTGAGCAACAAGCGCGGCGTGCAGGTGCAGCTCGCGCTGGCACGGCTGCGCCGCTGGAATTCGGCACTTCGGATCTGGGGCATGTCGGCCACGCTGGGCAACCTCGACGAAGCCATGGACACGCTGCTCGGCACGCCGATGGAAGGCGCCGAGGCAGGCCTGTTGGTCCAGGGCAAGCTCACCAAGCAGTTGACCATCGACACACTGCTGCCCGCGCGCATGGCACGCTTCGCCTGGGCCGGCCATCTCGGCCTGCAGATGCTGCCGCAGGTCATCGCTCACATCGAGCCCTGCGCCAGCACGCTGGTGTTCACCAACACGCGGTCGCAGTCGGAGATCTGGTACAAGGCGCTGCTCGAGGCACGGCCCGACTGGGCGGGGCTGATCGCACTGCACCACGGCTCGCTGGACCGCGAGGTGCGCGACTGGGTCGAGGCCGGGCTCAAGGCCGGACAACTCAAGGCGGTGGTGTGCACCTCGAGCCTCGATCTCGGCGTGGACTTCCTGCCGGTGGAGCAGGTGCTGCAGATCGGTTCGGCCAAGGGCGTGGCGCGTCTGCTGCAGCGCGCGGGCCGCTCCGGTCATGCGCCGGGGCGTCCTTCGCGCATCACCCTGGTGCCGACCCACAGCCTGGAACTGGTGGAGGCGGCGGCGGTGCGCGTGGCGGTGCGGGCCGGCCGCATCGAAGCGCGGCGACCGCTGCAGCAGCCGCTGGACGTACTGGTTCAGCACCTGGTGACCGTGGCGCTGGGCGGCGGCTTCGAGCCAGGCGCCCTGCTGGACGAAGTGCGGCAGACCGCCGCCTACCGGCACCTGTCCACCGAGAACTGGCAGTGGTGCCTGGACTTCGTGCGACAGGGTGGCCCATCGCTGGCCGTGTATCCCGATTACCACCGCGTCGTGCCCGATGAACACGGTGTCTGGCGCGTGCCCGATGCGCGGCTTGCGCGGCGCCACCGCATGAACATCGGCACCATCACCAGCGATGCCAGCGTGCGCGTGCAGTTCTACAGCGGCGGCGGTGGCGCGGGCGGCGCGCGGCTCGGATCCGTGGAGGAAAGTTTTGTCGCCCGCATGAAGCCCGGCGACTGCTTCGTGTTCGCCGGCCGCGCGCTGGAGCTCGTGAAGGTGCACGAAATGACCGCCTATGTGAAACGCGCGCCGCCGGGCCGCGCCACGATCCCGCGCTGGAACGGCGGACGCATGCCTTTGTCCAACACCCTGGCCGACGCCATGGTGCAGCTCATGGCGGAAGCCGCCGCACGGCACTACGACAGCCCTGAGATGCGCAGCGTCCAGCCCTTGCTGGAACTGCAGCAGGACTGGTCGGCCCTGCCCACGCCCGACACGCTGCTGGCCGAGGTGCTGCACAGCCGCGAGGGCTGGCACCTCTTCCTCTACCCTTTCGCCGGCCGCCACGTGCACATCGGCCTGGCCAGCCTGATCGCCTGGCGCGCCGCGCGGGAACAGGCGGGCACATTCTCCATCGCGGTGAACGACTACGGTTTCGAGCTGCTGAGCGCCACCGAGCTCGATTGGGCGAGCCTGCTGCCGCAATTGCTGGCGCCTGCGCCCCTCGATACGCTGCTGACCGAGGTGCTCGGCAGCCTGAACGCCAGCGAACTCGCGCGGCGGCGGTTTCGCGAGATCGCGCGCGTCTCGGGTCTGATCTTCCAGAGCCATCCGAACGAGCGCCGCAGCAACAAGCAACTGCAGGCTTCTTCCGCGCTGTTCTACGAGGTGTTCCGCAAGTACGACCCGGCCAACGGCCTGCTGCGCCAGGCCGAGCAGGAACTGCTGCAGGACGAACTCGACATCCAGCGCCTGGCCGACAGCCTGGCCCGCATGCAGGGCCAGCGGCTGGTGCTGTGCCGGCCGGTGCGCGCCACGCCGTTCGCATTTCCGCTGATGGTCGAGCGCTTCCGCGAGAAGCTCAGCAACGAATCCTTGGCCGACCGCATCGCGCGCATGGTGCAGCAGCTCGAAAAGTCCGCCGGCGCCGCGCCGTCGGGCGACGAGACTTCGGAGCAGGTGCATGAGGCGGTCGGCTTCAACGAGGAGCCGCGCGCCACCGGGCCGCGTGCGCCGCGAACGCGCAGGCGGCGAACCGGGTCATGA